One region of Quercus lobata isolate SW786 chromosome 2, ValleyOak3.0 Primary Assembly, whole genome shotgun sequence genomic DNA includes:
- the LOC115974074 gene encoding uncharacterized protein LOC115974074: protein MDEQVQAMNIEEKRVVAEPTEALEDIFLDEDNPERCTKVGTDLEEKRIRLFSLKSGLDVVILSFDSAKFWGIKANPNKIQAILDMKPPQNTKEIQSLTGRVAALNRHAIKAQALADFIAEFTPSHDETEDSKRWVVHVDGSSTCNAGGIGVVRQSSEGDKLKHKIRLQYQTINNEVEYEALLIGLELAKSVEAKFILVLRDSQLIMGQVNGMEENVEANTIAKEALANESMDEFDEVQYMPSIDIPEVQQVESRGNWMTPIISYLKDRRLLEEKDEARKLRVRSVRYVLIDEVLYKRGFSQPYLRCLAPDEANYVLREVHEEACGNHSGARSRVHKVVRAGYYWLNMQADAKAYVKVCDQCQRFSNVPRHPSEYLTPMMALWPFAQWGLDILGHFPLGTRQMKFLVVGIDYFTKWVEVEPLENITQQNVKNFVWKSIVCRFGVPKTRLEGVKGIWPDELPGVLWAFRTTVRTPTGEIPFKLAYRSEAVIPAEVHMANHRMMMYQDKDNEEQLCLSLDLIDEVRADAEHRAAKYKNLMARQYDAIVKSR from the exons ATGGATGAACAAGTTCAAgccatgaatattgaagaaaagagagttGTAGCAGAGCCTACcgaagcattggaagatattttcttagatgAAGATAACCCTGAGAGGTGTACCAAGGTCGGAACAGATCTAGAAGAGAAGAGG ATCCGGTTATTTTCGCTCAAATCTGGGCTTGATGTAGTGATTTTGAGCTTTGATTCGGCGAAATTCTG GGGAATTAAAGCGAATCCTaataaaattcaagcaatacTGGACATGAAGCCTCCGCAAAATACCAAAGAAATCCAATCCCTTACTGGACGAGTTGCTGCACtcaacag GCATGCCATAAAAGCTCAAGCACTAGCAGATTTTATTGCGGAGTTTACCCCAAGTCATGATGAGACAGAAGACAGTAAGAGATGGGTCGTCCATGTGGATGGTTCGTCTACATGTAATGCAGGTGGAATTGGTGTGGTCCGACAATCCTCAGAAGGAGACAAATTGAAACATAAGATTCGTCTGCAGTACCAAACAATTAACAATGAAGTCGAGTATGAAGCCCTCCTCATAGGGCTAGAATTGGCTAAGTCTGTGGAAGCCAAGTTTATACTCGTCTTGAGGGATTCTCAGTTGATCATGGGGCAAGTAAATGGGAT ggaggagaacgtGGAAGCTAATACAATAGCAAAAGAAGCCTTAGCAAATGAATCGATGGACGAATTTGATGAAGTTCAGTATATGCCAAGTATAGATATCCCAGAAGTACAACAAGTGGAGAGCAGaggaaattggatgaccccGATTATATCATACTTGAAAGACAGACGACTACTagaagagaaggacgaagcCAGGAAGTTGAGGGTGAGATCGGTTAGGTACGTTCTTATAGACGAAGTGctgtacaagagaggcttttCTCAACCTTATCTTAGGTGCTTGGCTCCGGACGAAGCAAACTACGTACtgagagaagttcatgaagaagcATGTGGCAATCACTCAGGAGCCAGGTCACGCGTCCACAAGGTCGTTCGTGCAGGGTATTATTGGCTAAATatgcaagctgatgctaaagcatacgTCAAGGTTTGCGACCAATGCCAACGGTTTAGTAACGTCCCCAGACATCCATCAGAGTACCTCACCCCGATGATGGCACtgtggccctttgcacaatggggactagacattttgggtCATTTCCCTCTGGGCACAAGGCAGATGAAGTTTCTAGTGGTGGGCATCGATTATtttaccaaatgggtggaagttGAACCGTTAGAAAATATCACAcaacaaaatgtaaaaaatttcgTGTGGAAGAGCATTGTGTGCAGATTTGGAGTGCCCAAG actcggcttgagggggtGAAGGGAATATGGCCAGACGAGTTACCAGGTGTTCTATGGGCATTCAGGACCACAGTGAGAACCCCTACGGGGGAAATTCCTTTCAAACTAGCTTATAGAAGCGAAGCAGTTATACCTGCAGAAGTACATATGGCTAATCATAGGATGATGATGTATCAAGACAAGGATAATGAAGAGCAACTCTGTTTGAGCCTCGATCTGATAGACGAGGTAAGGGCAGATGCGGAGCACAGGGCAGCAAAGTACAAGAACCTCATGGCTAGGCAGTATGATGCAATAGTGAAGTCAAGGTGA
- the LOC115977585 gene encoding ras-related protein RABA2a, whose amino-acid sequence MARRADEEYDYLFKVVLIGDSGVGKSNLLSRFTRNEFCLESKSTIGVEFATRTLQVEGRTVKAQIWDTAGQERYRAITSAYYRGALGALLVYDVTKPTTFENVSRWLKELRDHADSNIVIMLIGNKTDLKHLRAVATEDAQGYAEKEGLSFIETSALEATNVEKSFQTILAEIYRIISKKSLSSDEPGPASIKEGKTLVVGGSEENTKKPCCSSS is encoded by the exons atggCTAGGAGAGCAGATGAGGAGTACGATTATTTGTTCAAGGTTGTATTAATCGGTGATTCTGGAGTTGGGAAATCGAACTTGCTGTCCCGATTCACTAGGAACGAGTTTTGTTTGGAATCTAAGTCCACCATTGGAGTCGAATTTGCTACTCGTACCCTCCAg gTTGAGGGAAGAACTGTGAAAGCTCAGATATGGGATACTGCAGGACAGGAGAGATACCGAGCAATAACAAGTGCTTACTATAGGGGTGCCCTTGGAGCTCTTCTTGTGTACGATGTGACTAAACCAACAACATTTGAAAATGTGAGCCGGTGGTTGAAGGAGCTCAGGGACCATGCTGACTCCAACATTGTGATCATGCTAATCGGCAACAAGACTGATTTGAAGCATCTCCGAGCAGTTGCAACAGAGGATGCCCAGGGTTATGCTGAGAAAGAAGGCCTTTCGTTCATTGAAACGTCTGCTCTTGAAGCAACAAATGTTGAGAAGTCTTTCCAGACAATTCTTGCAGAGATTTACCGGATAATTAGTAAGAAGTCACTTTCCTCAGATGAGCCAGGACCTGCTAGCATCAAAGAAGGAAAGACCCTAGTAGTGGGGGGATCAGAGGAAAATACCAAGAAGCCTTGCTGCTCTTCTTCCTAG
- the LOC115977587 gene encoding ras-related protein RABD1 encodes MSNEYDYLFKLLLIGDSSVGKSCLLLRFADDSYVDSYISTIGVDFKIRTVDLDGKTIKLQIWDTAGQERFRTITSSYYRGAHGIIIVYDVTEMESFNNVKQWLNEIDRYANDSVCKLLVGNKCDLVENKVVDTQTAKAFADELGIPFLETSAKDSINVEQAFLTMAGEIKKKMGNQPTANKSTGTVQMKGQPIQQNSNCCG; translated from the exons ATGAGCAACGAATA TGATTATTTGTTCAAGCTTTTGCTAATCGGTGACTCCTCCGTCGGAAAATCTTGCTTGCTGCTCAGATTTgcg GATGATTCCTATGTAGATAGCTACATAAGCACCATTGGAGTTGATTTt AAAATCAGAACTGTGGATCTGGATGGAAAGACAATCAAGCTGCAGATT TGGGATACTGCTGGACAGGAGCGGTTCAGGACTATAACAAGCAGTTATTACCGAGGAGCACATGGGATAATT ATTGTCTATGATGTTACTGAGATGGAGAGTTTCAACAATGTCAAGCAGTGGTTGAACGAAATTGATAGATATGCAAATGATAGTGTGTGCAAGCTTCTAGTTGGTAATAAGTGTGATTTGGTTGAGAACAAGGTTGTGGACACTCAAACAGCCAAG GCATTCGCAGATGAGCTCGGAATCCCTTTCCTTGAGACAAGTGCTAAAGACTCAATTAATGTGGAGCAAGCTTTCTTAACCATGGCTGGCGAGATCAAGAAGAA AATGGGAAACCAACCAACTGCAAACAAGTCAACTGGAACTGTTCAAATGAAGGGGCAGCCAATTCAGCAGAACAGCAACTGCTGTGGTTAG
- the LOC115977588 gene encoding glucuronoxylan 4-O-methyltransferase 1: MRPKSHPILNLKFLILGVFTAFFLLFVLRSNFSTSVQSESPISPTFIPKDSVITKDAKAANCSTCTKIPPSLAQALIHYSTSTITPQQTPKEISVSARVLEKKSPCNFLVFGLGHDSLMWSALNYGGRTIFLEEDEAWIQQIRHRFPMLESYHVTYDSKVNQANNLMEVGRGPECTALSDPRYSMCQLALKGLPSEVYETKWDLIMVDAPTGYYEEAPGRMSAIYTAGMMARNREDGETDVFVHDVNREVEDKFSKAFLCEDYMKKQVGRLRHFTIPSHRDDSDKPFCPQ, encoded by the coding sequence ATGAGGCCTAAATCCCACCCAATCCTCAACCTTAAGTTCCTCATTCTTGGCGTCTTTACGGCGTTCTTCCTCCTCTTTGTGCTAAGATCAAATTTTTCAACTTCCGTGCAAAGTGAGTCTCCCATTTCACCAACTTTCATACCCAAAGATTCGGTTATTACCAAAGATGCAAAAGCAGCAAACTGCTCAACTTGCACCAAGATCCCACCCAGCCTAGCTCAAGCACTCATCCACTACTCAACTTCAACCATCACCCCACAACAAACACCGAAAGAAATATCAGTGTCAGCTAGAGTCTTAGAAAAGAAGTCACCATGCAACTTCTTGGTTTTTGGCTTAGGCCATGACAGCCTAATGTGGAGTGCACTCAACTATGGTGGCCGGACTATTTTCCTTGAAGAAGATGAGGCATGGATACAGCAAATCAGACACCGGTTTCCCATGCTCGAGTCCTATCATGTCACTTATGATAGCAAGGTGAATCAGGCCAATAACCTCATGGAAGTTGGCAGGGGACCTGAGTGCACAGCACTTAGTGATCCTAGATACTCAATGTGTCAACTTGCCTTGAAAGGTTTGCCTAGTGAAGTTTATGAAACAAAATGGGATTTGATTATGGTTGATGCACCAACAGGTTATTATGAGGAGGCACCAGGAAGGATGAGTGCTATATATACAGCTGGGATGATGGCAAGGAACAGGGAAGATGGAGAAACTGACGTGTTTGTACATGATGTGAATAGGGAAGTGGAGGATAAGTTCTCCAAGGCATTTCTATGTGAAGATTACATGAAGAAACAAGTAGGCAGGTTAAGGCATTTTACTATTCCTAGTCACAGAGATGACTCTGACAAGCCCTTTTGCccacaataa